A single Tenacibaculum sp. 190524A02b DNA region contains:
- the rpmI gene encoding 50S ribosomal protein L35, translated as MPKIKTKSSAKKRFKLTGSGKIKRKHAFKSHILTKKSKKRKLALTHATLVHKSDEANIKQQLVLK; from the coding sequence ATGCCTAAAATTAAAACAAAATCTAGTGCCAAGAAACGTTTCAAGTTAACTGGTTCTGGAAAAATCAAAAGAAAGCATGCGTTTAAGAGTCATATCTTAACAAAGAAGTCTAAGAAACGTAAGCTTGCATTAACACATGCTACATTAGTTCATAAGTCTGATGAAGCAAACATTAAGCAACAATTAGTTTTAAAATAA
- the rplT gene encoding 50S ribosomal protein L20: protein MPRSVNSVASRNRRKKILKQAKGYFGRRKNVYTVAKNAVEKAMQYAYRDRKNNKRNFRSLWIQRINAGARQYGMSYSQFMGKVKANEIELNRKVLADLAMNNPEAFKAIVDKVK from the coding sequence ATGCCAAGATCAGTAAATTCAGTAGCTTCAAGAAATAGAAGAAAAAAAATCTTGAAGCAAGCAAAAGGTTACTTCGGACGTAGAAAAAACGTTTATACAGTAGCAAAAAATGCGGTTGAAAAGGCTATGCAATATGCATACCGTGACCGTAAAAACAATAAGAGAAACTTCCGTTCATTATGGATCCAACGTATTAACGCTGGAGCTCGTCAATACGGAATGTCTTACTCTCAGTTTATGGGGAAAGTTAAAGCTAATGAGATTGAGTTAAACCGTAAGGTTTTAGCAGATTTAGCTATGAACAACCCAGAAGCTTTTAAGGCCATTGTAGATAAAGTAAAATAA
- a CDS encoding Crp/Fnr family transcriptional regulator, translated as MKEALKNSYGYLFEENLINEICEIAVYKEFEENTIIIDTQSYIISIPLLLSGAIKILREDKNGDELVLYYLEEGDTCAMTLSCCMGETKSKIRAVSETDVKMVMLPKEKMSEWLSKYKSWQEFILQNYHERLEEFIEAVDSLAFLNMDKRLFKYLKDKAIVNHNEVINVTHQQIANDLHTSRVVISRLLKSLEREGKIALQRNQVKVIEI; from the coding sequence TTGAAAGAAGCATTAAAAAATAGTTACGGTTATTTATTTGAAGAGAATTTAATAAACGAGATATGTGAAATAGCAGTTTATAAAGAGTTTGAAGAAAATACGATTATTATCGATACTCAGAGCTATATTATTTCTATTCCATTATTATTAAGTGGAGCTATTAAAATTCTTAGAGAAGATAAAAATGGAGACGAACTTGTTTTGTATTATTTAGAGGAAGGAGATACCTGTGCTATGACATTGTCTTGTTGTATGGGAGAAACGAAAAGTAAGATACGAGCAGTTTCAGAAACAGATGTAAAAATGGTTATGTTGCCTAAAGAGAAAATGTCTGAATGGTTAAGCAAATATAAAAGTTGGCAAGAATTTATACTCCAAAATTATCATGAAAGATTAGAGGAGTTTATTGAGGCAGTTGATAGCTTAGCTTTTTTGAATATGGATAAAAGGTTGTTTAAATATTTAAAAGACAAAGCTATTGTAAATCATAATGAGGTAATAAATGTAACACATCAGCAAATAGCAAATGATTTACATACTTCAAGAGTAGTAATTTCAAGGTTGTTGAAGTCATTAGAGAGAGAAGGGAAAATAGCTTTACAACGAAATCAGGTAAAAGTTATAGAGATATAA
- the rpe gene encoding ribulose-phosphate 3-epimerase yields MEKRIAPSVLAADFGNLQRDVEMVNNSKADWFHIDIMDGVFVPNISFGMPVLKSITKHAKKTIDVHLMIVDPDRYIQTFADLGADILTVHYEACTHLHRTIQAIKAAGMKAGVALNPHTPIAVLEDVIKDLDLVCIMSVNPGFGGQSFIENTYKKVQQLKNLIEFSEATTLIEIDGGVTDKNANKLVEVGADVLVAGSFVFKSENPTETIENLKSLVN; encoded by the coding sequence ATGGAAAAACGTATTGCTCCTTCAGTTTTAGCAGCAGATTTTGGGAATCTACAGCGTGATGTAGAAATGGTAAATAATAGCAAAGCCGATTGGTTTCATATTGATATTATGGATGGTGTTTTTGTGCCTAATATTTCTTTTGGAATGCCGGTATTGAAATCGATAACTAAACATGCTAAGAAAACGATTGATGTTCATTTAATGATTGTAGATCCTGATAGATATATACAAACTTTTGCGGATTTAGGGGCTGATATTTTAACTGTGCATTATGAGGCATGTACACATTTACATAGAACAATACAAGCGATAAAAGCTGCAGGAATGAAAGCTGGTGTAGCTTTAAACCCTCATACTCCAATTGCAGTTTTAGAAGATGTTATTAAAGATTTAGATTTGGTTTGTATTATGAGTGTAAATCCTGGGTTTGGAGGACAATCTTTTATAGAAAATACCTACAAAAAAGTACAACAATTAAAAAATTTAATAGAGTTTAGTGAGGCTACCACGTTAATTGAAATAGATGGAGGTGTGACAGATAAAAATGCAAATAAATTAGTTGAGGTTGGTGCGGATGTATTAGTCGCTGGTAGTTTTGTGTTTAAAAGTGAAAATCCAACAGAAACAATTGAAAACTTAAAAAGTTTAGTAAATTAA
- a CDS encoding RNA polymerase sigma factor RpoD/SigA has product MRQLKITKQVTNRETASLDKYLQEIGKVDLITADEEVELAQRIKAGDQRALEKLTKANLRFVVSVAKQYQNQGLTLPDLINEGNLGLIKAAKRFDETRGFKFISYAVWWIRQSILQALAEQSRIVRLPLNKIGSINKINKMYAFLEQENERPPSAEEIAKKLDMTVNDVKESMKNSGRHVSMDAPLIEGEDSNLYDVLNSGESPNPDKTLLHESLRIEINRALETLTPREADVVKLYFGLGEHQPMTLEEIGETFDLTRERVRQIKEKAIRRLKHTSRSKILMTYLG; this is encoded by the coding sequence ATGAGACAACTTAAAATTACTAAGCAGGTTACCAATAGGGAAACTGCCTCATTAGATAAATATTTACAAGAAATAGGAAAAGTAGATTTAATTACCGCTGATGAAGAAGTAGAATTAGCACAGCGTATTAAAGCTGGAGATCAAAGAGCTTTAGAGAAACTAACCAAAGCGAACTTGCGTTTTGTGGTTTCTGTGGCCAAGCAATATCAAAATCAAGGATTAACACTTCCTGATTTAATTAATGAGGGTAATTTAGGTTTAATAAAAGCTGCAAAGCGTTTTGACGAAACTCGTGGATTTAAGTTTATTTCTTATGCTGTATGGTGGATTCGTCAATCTATTTTACAAGCATTAGCAGAACAATCTCGTATTGTTAGATTACCTTTAAATAAAATTGGGTCAATCAACAAGATTAATAAAATGTATGCTTTCTTAGAGCAAGAGAATGAGCGCCCTCCAAGTGCTGAAGAAATTGCGAAGAAATTAGATATGACAGTTAATGATGTTAAAGAATCAATGAAAAATTCTGGGCGTCACGTATCTATGGATGCACCATTAATTGAAGGAGAAGATTCTAATTTATATGATGTATTAAATTCTGGCGAATCTCCTAATCCAGATAAAACATTATTACACGAATCTTTACGTATAGAAATCAATAGAGCTTTAGAAACATTAACTCCACGAGAAGCGGATGTAGTTAAGTTATACTTTGGTTTAGGTGAACATCAACCAATGACTTTAGAGGAAATTGGAGAAACTTTTGACTTAACTCGTGAACGTGTTCGTCAAATAAAAGAAAAAGCAATTAGAAGATTAAAGCACACTTCTCGTAGTAAAATATTAATGACTTATTTAGGATAG
- a CDS encoding RNA polymerase sigma factor: MKSIDVTKLSDEELVKKIVEKNDTHLFAILYDRYASVVYNKCYGFSKNKEEAQDLTHDVFIRLFVKLRTFKGRSKFSTWLYSFTYNFCVNYVQRNSAKKKEKVTIVTDQIKEEDSGLEEIDDATLFELKSDKLAKALEMIPAPEKMILLMKYQDDMSIKEISGALEIGESAVKMRLKRAKAKVVKTYNEL; this comes from the coding sequence TTGAAAAGTATTGATGTTACAAAATTAAGTGACGAAGAGCTGGTTAAAAAGATAGTAGAGAAGAATGATACTCATTTATTTGCTATTTTATATGACCGTTATGCAAGCGTTGTTTATAATAAATGTTATGGTTTCTCTAAAAACAAAGAGGAAGCACAGGATTTAACACACGATGTTTTTATTCGTTTGTTTGTAAAATTACGTACTTTTAAGGGCCGATCTAAATTTTCTACTTGGCTATATTCTTTTACTTATAATTTTTGCGTGAACTACGTGCAACGTAACAGTGCAAAAAAGAAAGAAAAAGTTACTATTGTAACTGATCAAATAAAAGAAGAAGATAGCGGATTAGAAGAGATTGATGATGCTACATTATTCGAGTTGAAGTCAGATAAACTGGCAAAAGCACTTGAAATGATTCCGGCTCCAGAGAAAATGATTCTATTAATGAAATATCAAGATGATATGAGTATTAAAGAAATTTCAGGAGCGTTAGAAATTGGAGAAAGCGCTGTTAAAATGCGTTTAAAACGAGCGAAAGCTAAGGTTGTTAAAACCTATAACGAATTGTAA
- a CDS encoding mechanosensitive ion channel family protein: MNFLSNDILKPFQRVFDDIKDSLPKVVGFVSFIIFTWIFIKIVLYIIRKALAKTKVDEWSTKLSKTKIFGDTTINIVLTNVILAVLKWFLIFIFVMVGAELFGLEGVSNGIKSFFAYLPKLLTAIAIFVAGAYLGTVVKKAIHSMFKSLDISGGNLVGNIAFYLIVVFLSITALDQAGVDTSVIKSNLTLLIGSILLAFTIAFGLGAKDAVTRLLFGYYSRKNIGIGERVVINDIEGIVVAIDNICVTINTSDGKVILPIKDVVNSKIVFKK; this comes from the coding sequence ATGAACTTTTTAAGTAATGATATATTAAAACCTTTTCAAAGAGTATTTGATGATATTAAAGATTCCCTACCTAAAGTAGTAGGCTTTGTTAGTTTTATAATATTCACATGGATTTTTATAAAAATTGTTCTATATATTATAAGAAAAGCTTTGGCTAAAACTAAAGTTGATGAATGGTCTACAAAATTAAGTAAAACAAAAATTTTTGGAGATACTACTATCAATATAGTACTCACTAATGTTATTTTAGCTGTTTTAAAATGGTTTCTGATTTTCATTTTTGTTATGGTTGGTGCAGAACTTTTTGGGTTAGAAGGTGTTTCTAATGGAATAAAAAGCTTTTTCGCCTATTTACCCAAACTCCTTACTGCTATAGCTATTTTTGTAGCTGGAGCCTATTTAGGCACCGTTGTGAAAAAAGCCATCCACTCTATGTTTAAATCTCTAGATATATCTGGAGGAAATTTGGTTGGTAATATTGCCTTTTATTTAATTGTTGTTTTCTTATCAATAACAGCACTTGATCAAGCTGGAGTTGATACTTCTGTTATTAAAAGTAATCTAACATTATTAATAGGTTCTATTTTATTGGCTTTCACTATCGCATTTGGTTTAGGTGCTAAAGACGCAGTAACAAGACTATTATTTGGTTATTACTCTAGAAAGAATATAGGGATTGGAGAAAGAGTAGTTATAAATGATATTGAAGGTATTGTTGTGGCTATTGATAATATTTGCGTAACTATTAATACCTCAGACGGTAAGGTCATTTTACCTATTAAAGATGTGGTTAACAGTAAAATAGTTTTCAAAAAATAA
- a CDS encoding porin family protein, whose translation MFRKILVFVLLTFVSISYAQREKVLNLPSFDKPLFHYGFYLGLNNNGYKVSYKPSFINEPEIEVVSSVGFNVGLIADFRLHNNLNLRFEPGLMSNTKTLNFNHIQGASESKKTREIGATFLHLPVILKLSTNRLNNVRPYVLGGVSFDYNFSSNEKSSDDNFAGKFRTTTSNFMYEIGIGVDLYLSYFKFSPSIRGVFAINNEAKYDNTTPSQWTDPIDYLGTRGVFLHLSFE comes from the coding sequence ATGTTTAGAAAAATTTTAGTATTTGTTTTGTTAACCTTTGTGTCTATTTCTTACGCACAAAGGGAAAAAGTATTAAACCTTCCTAGTTTTGATAAGCCTCTTTTCCATTATGGTTTTTATTTAGGGCTAAATAATAACGGGTATAAAGTTTCTTATAAACCTAGTTTTATAAATGAACCAGAAATAGAAGTGGTTTCTTCTGTAGGGTTTAATGTAGGACTAATTGCAGATTTTAGATTACATAATAACTTAAACCTTCGTTTTGAACCTGGATTAATGTCTAATACTAAAACATTGAATTTTAATCATATTCAAGGAGCTAGTGAAAGTAAAAAAACAAGAGAGATTGGCGCTACATTTTTACATTTGCCAGTAATACTAAAATTGAGTACTAATAGGCTTAATAATGTTAGACCTTACGTTTTAGGAGGAGTTTCTTTTGATTATAACTTTTCTAGTAATGAAAAAAGTAGTGATGATAATTTTGCAGGAAAGTTTAGAACAACTACTAGTAACTTTATGTATGAAATAGGTATAGGAGTAGATTTGTATTTAAGCTATTTTAAGTTTTCACCTTCTATTCGTGGTGTGTTTGCGATAAATAACGAAGCTAAATATGATAATACAACTCCTAGTCAATGGACTGATCCTATAGATTATTTAGGTACAAGAGGTGTGTTTTTACATTTGTCATTTGAATAA
- the ubiE gene encoding bifunctional demethylmenaquinone methyltransferase/2-methoxy-6-polyprenyl-1,4-benzoquinol methylase UbiE translates to MSEQIKPYKDSTLGKKEQVAQMFNNISQDYDGLNRVISLGIDVSWRKKVVKLVGENKPKQILDIATGTGDLALMMSQLNPDRIVGLDISEGMLEVGKQKISKANLSKTIDMVVGDSENIPFEDNTFDAITVSFGVRNFENLDKGLQEICRVLKPGGKFVVLETSNPTKFPFKQGYKFYTNFILPVIGKLFSKDKVAYSYLSESANSFPFGKAFNNILEKNGFKNAKDLPVTFGVASIYTALK, encoded by the coding sequence ATGTCAGAACAAATAAAACCATATAAAGACTCTACACTAGGGAAAAAAGAGCAAGTAGCTCAAATGTTTAACAATATATCACAAGATTATGATGGGTTAAACCGAGTAATTTCTTTAGGTATTGATGTTAGTTGGAGGAAAAAAGTAGTAAAGTTAGTTGGAGAAAATAAGCCTAAACAAATATTAGATATAGCTACAGGAACAGGAGATTTAGCTTTAATGATGTCTCAGCTTAATCCAGACCGTATTGTTGGTTTAGATATTTCTGAAGGAATGTTAGAAGTAGGGAAGCAAAAAATTTCAAAAGCTAACTTGTCTAAAACCATTGATATGGTAGTAGGAGATAGTGAGAATATTCCGTTTGAAGATAATACGTTTGATGCCATTACGGTCTCTTTTGGAGTAAGGAACTTTGAAAATTTAGATAAAGGTTTACAAGAAATTTGTAGAGTTTTAAAACCTGGAGGTAAGTTTGTTGTATTGGAAACATCCAACCCAACTAAATTCCCTTTTAAACAAGGGTATAAATTCTATACCAATTTTATATTACCAGTAATAGGGAAATTGTTTTCTAAAGATAAAGTAGCCTACTCCTATTTGTCAGAAAGTGCAAATTCTTTTCCTTTTGGAAAGGCATTCAACAATATTTTAGAAAAAAATGGGTTTAAAAATGCAAAGGATTTACCAGTAACCTTTGGAGTAGCATCAATTTATACAGCTTTGAAATAA
- a CDS encoding NifU family protein, producing the protein MDSIKINIQETNNETIIKFISNTILINGGSYEFANIDEAKNSPLAQKLFYLPFVKKVFITANFIAVQRFDIVQWNDVAEEVKEQIETYLKEGNTVVKEEEATKKEAIEVYAEVTPNPSVMKFGTNKGLTQTDVEFKNIEEASKSSPLAQALFSFPFVKELFISENYVSITKYDMIEWNEVYQEVRTFIREYIQQGKTIISALPEKETAQNVEIPKENLSDVESKIVDILDEYIKPAVASDGGNIAFKSYDEESKRVSVVLQGACSGCPSSTVTLKNGIETMLKEMLPNQVNEVVAING; encoded by the coding sequence ATGGATTCAATAAAAATAAATATACAAGAAACTAATAATGAAACTATTATTAAGTTTATAAGTAATACTATTTTAATTAATGGAGGTAGTTATGAGTTTGCTAATATAGATGAGGCTAAAAATTCTCCACTAGCACAGAAGCTTTTTTATCTTCCATTCGTAAAAAAAGTATTTATAACTGCTAACTTTATTGCCGTTCAAAGATTTGATATTGTACAATGGAATGATGTAGCTGAGGAAGTTAAAGAACAAATAGAAACATATTTGAAAGAAGGAAATACTGTTGTTAAAGAAGAAGAAGCTACAAAGAAAGAAGCTATTGAGGTGTATGCAGAAGTAACACCTAATCCATCAGTAATGAAGTTTGGAACTAACAAAGGTTTGACTCAAACCGATGTTGAATTTAAAAACATAGAAGAAGCTAGTAAATCATCTCCTTTAGCACAAGCGCTGTTTAGCTTTCCATTTGTTAAAGAGTTGTTTATTTCTGAGAATTATGTTTCTATTACGAAATATGATATGATAGAATGGAATGAAGTGTATCAAGAAGTAAGAACCTTTATAAGAGAATACATACAACAGGGTAAAACAATTATTTCAGCTTTACCAGAAAAGGAAACAGCACAAAACGTAGAAATTCCAAAGGAAAACTTATCAGATGTAGAATCAAAAATAGTTGATATTTTAGATGAATACATTAAGCCAGCTGTGGCATCAGATGGAGGGAATATAGCTTTTAAATCATATGATGAAGAAAGCAAAAGAGTAAGTGTTGTTTTACAAGGAGCTTGTAGTGGATGTCCTTCTTCTACCGTAACACTAAAAAATGGAATTGAAACAATGTTGAAAGAAATGTTACCTAATCAGGTAAATGAAGTAGTAGCAATTAACGGATAA
- a CDS encoding hemin receptor, whose product MKRFFTLAIAIASSFSTYSQSLNYNDLGILFSQDDNYGTARYEAMSGAFGALGGDVSSLGINPAGAAVSKKSSASITIGNRNTDITALYYGNSSATQNDYFNMTQAGGILAFDTAYQNSEWNRFAFSFNYRIKKDYNSFYSVNGNSEFLYNTEHFNDTNTPKRQFEGAIGQRFSEERLGNSSVFNIGFSAVHQNKLFVGASLNFHDLNFNRIGVLREENDDANGNVLNARNTIDSYIQGSGFSIGLGFIYKLDQNLRLGLAYETPTWYQEISEDYKNQLVLSEVRNLGINGGTDLIDELYVYRFKTNSRITASGAYIFGKKGLISVDYTYKDYQNIKYRENSDSFIEANQRFASDYRSTHALNVGAEWRFDRMSLRGGYHYEKNPNLIAALGGNTNKDNIKGFSAGLGYNFGNIKVDLSYRKSENIEYNTLYQTGDINLTNDTSRISGTLTINL is encoded by the coding sequence ATGAAACGATTTTTTACATTGGCAATAGCAATTGCTAGCTCTTTTAGTACCTATTCTCAATCACTTAATTATAATGATTTAGGTATTTTGTTTTCACAAGATGATAATTATGGAACAGCAAGATATGAAGCAATGTCAGGTGCATTTGGTGCTTTAGGAGGAGATGTCTCTTCTTTAGGTATAAATCCTGCAGGAGCAGCTGTATCTAAAAAAAGTAGTGCTTCAATAACTATAGGTAATAGAAATACTGATATTACTGCTTTATATTATGGAAATTCATCAGCTACACAGAATGATTATTTCAATATGACACAAGCTGGAGGTATTTTAGCTTTTGACACCGCTTATCAAAATTCAGAATGGAATCGTTTTGCATTTTCATTTAATTATAGAATAAAAAAGGATTATAATTCATTCTATTCGGTAAATGGAAATAGTGAGTTTTTATACAATACAGAGCATTTTAATGACACCAATACTCCCAAAAGACAGTTTGAAGGAGCAATTGGACAACGTTTTTCAGAAGAAAGGTTAGGGAATTCAAGTGTATTCAATATTGGTTTTTCTGCGGTACACCAAAATAAACTCTTTGTAGGGGCGTCTTTAAATTTTCATGATTTAAACTTTAATAGAATTGGAGTGTTAAGAGAAGAAAATGATGATGCAAATGGAAACGTTTTAAACGCAAGAAATACAATAGATTCTTATATTCAAGGTAGTGGGTTTTCAATAGGATTAGGTTTTATATATAAGTTGGATCAAAATTTACGATTAGGGTTGGCGTATGAAACTCCTACATGGTATCAAGAAATTTCTGAGGATTACAAAAATCAATTGGTGCTATCTGAGGTAAGGAATTTAGGGATTAATGGCGGAACAGATTTAATTGATGAGCTTTATGTATACCGATTTAAAACTAATAGTAGAATAACTGCTAGTGGAGCTTATATTTTTGGTAAAAAAGGATTGATTAGTGTAGATTATACCTATAAGGATTATCAAAATATTAAGTATAGGGAGAATAGTGATAGTTTTATTGAGGCTAATCAGAGGTTTGCATCAGATTACAGGAGTACACACGCTTTAAATGTAGGAGCAGAATGGCGATTTGATAGAATGAGTTTAAGAGGAGGATATCATTATGAAAAGAATCCTAATTTAATTGCAGCTTTAGGAGGGAATACTAATAAAGATAATATTAAAGGTTTTTCTGCAGGTTTAGGGTATAATTTTGGAAATATAAAAGTAGATTTATCATATAGAAAGTCAGAAAATATAGAGTACAATACATTGTATCAAACAGGTGATATTAATTTAACAAATGATACTTCTAGAATATCTGGAACATTAACTATCAATTTGTAA
- the proS gene encoding proline--tRNA ligase: protein MSKHLTKRAEDYSKWYNELIVKADLAETSAVRGCMVIKPYGFAIWEKMQAELDRMFKETGHQNAYFPLFVPKSLFEAEEKNAEGFAKECAVVTHYRLQSDPDKEGKLRVDPEAKLEEELVVRPTSEAIIWNTYRGWIQSHRDLPLLINQWANVVRWEMRTRLFLRTAEFLWQEGHTAHATKEEAVSEAKQMQEVYATFAENFMAMPVVRGAKSESERFAGADDTYTIEALMQDGKALQAGTSHFLGQNFAKAFDVKYTSKEGKQEHVWATSWGVSTRLIGGLIMTHSDDAGLVLPPKLAPIQVVIVPIYKGEDQLNAISEKVDAIIKDLRKKGVSVKFDTRDTMRPGAKFAEYELKGVPVRIAVGNRDLENGTVEIARRDTFEKETVNQDNIVSYVVNLLEEIQNGLYKKALDYRASHTTEVNSFEEFKDVIKNKGGFVSAHWDGTIETEDKIKDLTKATIRCIPNDAKEEVGTCILTGKPSTKRVLFAKAY, encoded by the coding sequence ATGAGCAAACATTTAACAAAAAGAGCAGAAGACTATTCGAAATGGTATAACGAATTGATTGTAAAGGCCGATTTAGCTGAGACTTCAGCAGTACGTGGTTGTATGGTTATAAAACCCTATGGATTTGCCATATGGGAAAAAATGCAAGCTGAATTAGACAGAATGTTTAAAGAAACAGGTCATCAAAACGCATATTTTCCTCTTTTTGTCCCTAAAAGTTTGTTTGAAGCTGAGGAGAAAAATGCTGAAGGTTTTGCTAAAGAATGTGCAGTTGTAACACATTACCGATTACAATCTGACCCAGATAAAGAAGGCAAGCTTAGAGTAGACCCAGAAGCCAAATTAGAAGAAGAATTAGTTGTAAGACCAACTTCAGAAGCTATCATATGGAATACATATAGAGGCTGGATACAATCACATAGAGACTTACCCTTATTAATAAATCAATGGGCTAATGTTGTCCGCTGGGAAATGAGAACTCGTTTATTTTTGAGAACTGCTGAATTTTTATGGCAAGAAGGTCATACTGCACATGCTACAAAAGAAGAAGCGGTAAGTGAAGCTAAGCAAATGCAAGAAGTATATGCAACTTTTGCTGAAAACTTTATGGCTATGCCAGTTGTTAGAGGAGCTAAATCGGAAAGTGAACGATTTGCTGGAGCTGATGACACCTATACTATTGAAGCTTTAATGCAAGACGGTAAAGCATTACAAGCTGGAACTTCTCACTTTTTAGGTCAAAATTTTGCGAAAGCCTTTGATGTCAAATACACATCTAAAGAAGGCAAACAAGAACATGTTTGGGCTACTTCTTGGGGAGTTTCAACACGATTAATAGGAGGCTTAATAATGACACACTCAGATGATGCTGGTTTGGTATTACCTCCAAAATTAGCACCAATACAAGTAGTAATTGTCCCTATTTATAAGGGAGAAGATCAACTGAATGCTATTTCTGAAAAGGTTGATGCAATAATTAAAGATCTAAGAAAAAAAGGTGTTTCTGTAAAGTTTGATACCAGAGATACTATGCGTCCAGGAGCTAAGTTTGCAGAATATGAGTTAAAAGGTGTACCTGTAAGAATAGCAGTAGGTAATAGAGATTTAGAAAATGGGACTGTTGAAATTGCAAGAAGAGATACCTTTGAAAAGGAAACCGTTAATCAAGACAATATTGTTTCTTATGTTGTTAATCTTTTAGAAGAAATACAAAACGGTCTTTATAAAAAAGCTTTAGATTATAGAGCTTCACATACTACTGAAGTAAATTCTTTTGAAGAGTTCAAAGATGTAATTAAGAACAAAGGAGGTTTTGTTTCTGCGCATTGGGATGGTACTATTGAAACTGAAGATAAAATTAAAGATTTAACAAAAGCAACTATTAGATGCATTCCAAATGATGCCAAGGAAGAAGTAGGAACTTGTATTTTAACAGGAAAACCATCTACAAAAAG